The sequence below is a genomic window from Callithrix jacchus isolate 240 chromosome 16, calJac240_pri, whole genome shotgun sequence.
gccaagctagtccggaactcctgatctccgatgatccatccactttggcctcccaaagtgctggaaatacaagtgtgagccactatacccagccagaATAACAACCTTCTAAagaagtctttctttttctctctttacagGATTTGGGAGACATCGTGGCAAGGTATGTTTTTTTTCCCATCATTGCAAGCTAAAGCACAAGGCATGCTATGAAAAACATCAAGCAGTTTCCAACAAAGTGAAAACATAATTTGTTAACAACATAATGTACCAGtgtgattgtgtgtatgtgtgtgtactcatgtgtttgtgtgttatgttgaatatgttttctttttttttttttaagcagacaACCAAACTTTATTCAGAAAAGCATACAAGGAATCAGCACTAAATAATGAGAAACATTGGTCCCCACTCCCCAGCCACCCTCATTCTTCCCAAACCCACTCTCTCTTTTGGCTTCTATAGAACACTGCAGAAATCCTGTTCCTGAGTCTGCAAATGGCCCCAGACCAGGATGGGAGCTGCCCAGAGTGGTCTTGGGCTGGACTGAGTCCTGGCATCCAAAGAGGGAGGCTTATGTGACTGCCTCCACTATCCAAAAGTTCTGGGTGCAGGTCAGCTGGCCACCCCTATGGCACAGGGCCTTGAGGGAGGGTGAGTGTGGTGGTGGTCTTACACGTCCTTCTCATACCTGGCAGACAAAGGGAGCACAGAGCTGCTGGAAGCCCAGTGGGAAGGCACATCTAAGAGCAGTGAGCTCTGGAATGCTACAGGCATGTGTGGATAACTGCAGCTCCATGGCGGCCAAGGAGATATCTGCGCCTGAGTAAGGTCACCTGACCACAGACAGcaccaggggctggggggctaAGACGGAGATCTTGAGAAGGCTGGACCTGAGCTAAAGTTGTAACTTAGATGGTGAtctgaataaggaaaaaaagaataaaggctgGAAGTCAAACCCATTGTTTAGGGTACAGAAGTATACAGCTAAGTTCCAGGTGTCCAGACCATAGCACAAGGAGAACAGGAATTCTCTTGAGTTAAGGCAAAATCAATCTTCACCCATCTGGGATCTTCCATTGCATGATGTGGAAAGGAAACTACTAGGCAGAGGTCatttctctccccacctcctgctactGCCAGTGAAGACTCTGAAAGCTTCTGCAGGCCCAGGCCAGAATGGTGTTGCCAGCCCACAGTGGCGGGCCCTGGGAACGGTCGGTGTGACCAGCTCTGGTATTCTCTGTGGCCCCAGCAACATGGAAGCCTTACAGGCCCAGCCAGCAGGTCACCCCAGCGCCAGAGAGTGGTTCTTCTCTTTGGTAAGCGAGACCCACCCTGCCAGCTACTGCAGGTCAGCGCCAGGATCTCTTGCAGGTGACTTTCCTTTAGACTGGGAAAACCATCCGAATAACTTTGGCTTCATTTCTCCAACAACGTCAAGGAATGTTCATATTCCCCAGTTCAGGTCTCTGGCTAGGGGCAGCAATCTCCTTCCTCACTGGGGTGGGTCCCCTCCTCTGCTAGAGAAATTccctggagaagagaaagagaaggagctcCCCAAATGTTCAAACAGAACACAACCAATGGGTTGAGCCCTTAGGCATGAATGAGAACCCAGCCAGCACAGGGCTGCTGGGAACCTCCAGGCAGGAATACTGCTCCAGGCCAGGAGCAGCTAATACAGTAAACTAAATTAATTCTGTAACAGCGAAACTTCTCAGAGTCTTTGAAAAGCTAATGAGCATCTCCAAGAAGGGGAGTCAGCACCGTTGACAAACCAACTTGGCCTTGAAATCCTCTTTTCGAGAGGCGGCTCCTGAGCCAGGGGTCCTGATTCACCCACCCTTTTAATGCAAACAGCGCTGGGCTGCGAGTCCGGATTCTAATCTTACTCTGGCTGTTCCCAAGAGCAGGCTCTGGGtccccatctgtaaaaagggGTGGGATTCACCTTAATATTCCACCATGGTTGTGGGACTCCTAATGCAAACAGATATGGGGAGAGATGAGAGGGGCAGCAAGCAGGTAAGGAAGGCTGGGAAGATACTTGTGTCACGGAGAGGCCAGGACAGTTAGCAGGTGTTTGGGACTGGCTGCAAAAAACTTGAAGGACAAACGCGGAgtaggcagaggcaagaggagaCTTCCCAAGAGTAAGGGTGCAGCCCACCGGCTCCTCTTATCCGTCCCCACCTTGGGGGATGGGCCCCGCCCCCACATCCCGCCACCGAGAGACAGGCTGGAAGGGGCTTCGCAGGACGCTCGCACAATCCCAAGCTAAAAACAAACTCGTCGGTCATCCCCGGATCAGCCAAGGCCTGTCCTCAGCTCCGCCCACAGCCCAGCTCCTGCGTTTTACAGCACGGGAGGCTGGATGAGGGGCCAGGGAAGTGGGTGCGCTTCTGACCAcggggtgggagggaagggggcAGCCAGAAGCCTGGCTCCAATTTGAGAGCCTTCCCCGGATCTACGCGGCGCCTGTCCACGTCTTAGTCTCAGCAGGGAAGGGAATTGGAACTGCGAGGTTTGGCGTCGGGCGGCTAGTCTGCTAGGGTGTGTCCGCCCCTTGGATCGCAGCCCTGCGCTGGTGCCTGGAAACTGCGTGTCCGGCGTGGCGTTCGGGATTCCGGGCGGTGGCGACGGCGACGATGCAGTGGGGCGTGAGCTGCGCGTCAGGGTTCCTGGGAGCGGGCGACAGTGGAAACGCTGGCGGGTAGGGGGAGGGTGCCAGGACGCACCCGCGCGGGGCGGCGGCAGGAACCGGGGGCGCTGGTCTCCCGGGGTTCCTCCTCCCCGATCCGGGCCGCGGCGGGCGCGGGCGGCCTCACACCGCCTCCTGCTGACCCTTGAGCGAGGGCCGCAGCCATAGAGCGCCGAGAGCAGATAGAAGCCGTGGCAGACTCGCCGCAGACGGCGGCCGCCAAGAAGGCGTGGTAGGCGCAGGGCAGCGGGGAATCCTTGAGGTCGCAGTCGCTGTGGCGCTGCATCTGGTCGCTCAAGATGCTGGTTGTGGCGCCGAAGAGCGTCGTGCGCCACGTTGACCAGGAGCCAGCGCGAGCCCAGCACGGGGACCAGCTCGTGCTTGCCCAGCAGCACGAGGAAGTAGAGGCCCAGCGTGAGCATCCAGAAGAGCACGGACACTAAGAGCGCGAAGTGCACGGGGTCCTGGTACTTCCTTGAAGCGATAGTGATAAAGAGGCGGCGCCGGCCAGCAGCTGCAGCACCCGCAGCACGCCCAGCGGACTGCGCAGGAAGGGTCGCTGCAGGCGCACCACGCCGCGGGCCACAATCCCCTGGGGCGGGGGCGGCGGGAGCATGGCCCCAGggtgcggcggcggcggccgcggcaGCGCCCCAAGCAGCTGAATGGCTGCGCCTTGCTCGTCGGGGCGGCCAGGCCCAGGTGCCCGCtgcgcccgcctcagcctcctcgccTTGCTCCCCTCCTagccctctcttcctttcctcctccaagtATGTTTTCTTATGTCCTCTATCAGATATTACTTTTGTTACTTTCCAAAGTGACTCGGGGGTAATGTTTTGAAGAGTTCAATGCAGAAGTTGCTAGGTATAGGTGCCTAATTTTAGGATACAGAATCATAATTAGAGACAAATGAACTATTTGGTGGCAGATAGGGAGAGAGGTAATTATCTTTCAGTGGAAGTAGGTTAGAAATGGAGTGAATCCTTAGAAAGATTCCCTAAGAGAGCCAGGAACCTATCCTAGGATTGTGGAGTTACATTACAATATCAGAAGTGGGTTTGCATGAAGCATTTCCTTTTGGAAACTATTTCTTAAACACAGACACCAGAAAGGTTAACCAACTGCACCTGCTTCCTTGCAGAAGCGAGCCTGTGCTGCTGCGCATGCCCCAGCCTGTGAATCCAGCGCTCATTGCAGGGCCCATCACTGGACTGGTGCACATTCTCAACCGCTTCCGAGGTGAGTGTCATCCTCTTGCTGGGACCAACATGTAATGTCTTCAAGTATGGTTTCTATGAGCAGTTTTCCTAGTGTAATGATCTTTCACCTGGAAGAAAATAGTCTGTGAATAGGTCTTTATATTTATAGTTTCACTATCATCAGACCAATAATAAAAGCTGGTGAAATGTAATAAGGATCAGCCATAGAAcaaatttcttagaaaaaaataaaacatgcagaATGGCTCCTTAGGACTTAGAAACATTCTCTGACACAATTTCATGTATACAAGTATTACATGAGGTAAACAGAACTGAGTTAATTCAGGACATTTCAATTTCAAATTAAGTGTCGTTAATGATTGTGATTTGGGTGacagtgtttatttttaagtacatttCAGGTGAAGTTTCATAGCATTTGTAATTTTAATCGTGCATTTTAATCAACCAAAATGTACATGAGTAACTTAAATAACAATGCAAATCTGAGGATCTGTGAACAAAGGAAAGTGATTTGGCGGTTGATGAGTCCTTAGAACTCCAGGATAGATCATGATCAATCAGGCAGATAAAAGAAGTCTGTGCTGAAATCTGGCATGAAAGTCAGATAATTCTTGCAAGGAATCTGCACTTTTCAGAAGGCAGATTCAGAGTTTCATTAAATATGAATTTGCTAGCTTAAGTGGCAGATTATATTCTGGCAAAGTGATAACTTATTTAGGTATAAGAATGGCTCCCCACCTCATCTCCTGTCCCCAGCCTCCTGCTCTGCCCTGCCAGAGAAGAGGCAATggacatacattttatttctatggaCGTGGCTGCAGTCCAAGAGCTTCCAGTTTTTCAGTTGTAATAAAAAGTAGCTAACTAGACGTAGGCATGACAATCCTCCCCTTCACATTTTTGAATTTATAGAAACTGTGGTCATTGCAGTTTAGCTATTTACTTGTGTAGATTTCCTAACACCCTCTGATCCCAacatttttccagacaaaagTTGCCTTTTAATCTTGACCTGTGTTTTCTAGTGagagtctctttctttttttaaaaattttttattgcattttaggttttggggtacatgtgcagaacgtgcaagacagttgcataggtacacacatggcagtgtgttttgcttcctttctccccttcacccacatttggcatttctccccaggctatccctccccagctccccccccttactggccctccccttttccccccaatagaccccagtgtttagtattccccaccctgtgtccatgtgtccttatttttcatcacccacctatgagtgagaatatgcagtatttcattttctgttcttgtgtcagtttgctgagaatgatgttctgcagattcatccatgtagctacaaacaacacaaactcatcatttctgattgctgcataatattccatggtgtatatgtgccacattttcccaatccagtctatcatcgatgggcatttgggttggttccaggtctttgctattgtaaacagtgctgcaatgaacattcgtgtgcatgtgtccttatactacaacgatttatagtcctttggatatatacacattaatgggattgctgggtcaaatggaatttctatttctaaggccttgaggaatcgccacactgtcttccacaatggttgaactaatttacactcccaccaacagtgtaaaagtgttcctttttctccacatcctctccagcatctgttgtctccagattttttaatgatcgctattctaactggcgtgagatggtatctcaatgtggttttgatttgcatctctctgatgaccagtgatgatgagcattttttcatgtgattgttggcctcacatatgtcttctttcgtaaagtgtctgttcatatcctttgcccacttttgaatgggcttgtttgtttttttcctgtaaatctgtttgagttctttgtaaattctggatatcagccctttgtcagatgggtaaactgcaaaaattttttcccattctgttggttgccgattcactctagtgactgtttcttttgccgtgcagaagctgtggagtttcattaggtcccatttgtctattttggcttttgttgccaatgcttttggtgttttgttcatgaagtccttgcctactcctatgtcctggatggttttgcctagattttcttctagggtttttatggtgccaggtcttatgtttaagtctttaatccatctggagttaattttagtgtaaggtatcaggaaggggtccagtttctgctttctgcacatggctagtcagttttcccaacaccatttgttaagcagggaatcgtttccccattgcttgtttttgtcaggtttatcaaagattgtatggttgtagatatgttgtgttgcctctgatgcctctgttctgttccattggtctatatctctgttttgataccagtaccatgctgttttgattactgtagccttgtagtatagtttgaaatccagtagtgtgataccccccgctgtgttctttttgcttagaattgacttggctatgcgagctctcttttggttccatatgaagttcatggtggttttttccagttctgtgaagaaagtcaatggtagcttgatgggtgtagcattgattctgtaaattactttgggcagtatagccattttcacgatattaattcttcttaaccatgaacatggaatgtttctccatctgtttgtgtcctctctgatttcattgagcactgttttgtagttttccttgaagaggtcccttgcgttccttgtaagttgtattcctaggtattttattctgtttgtagcaattgtgaatggcagttcattcttgatttggctttctttaagtttgttattggtgtagacgaatgcttgtgatttttgcacattgattttatatcctgagactttgctgaagtcgcttatcagtttcaggagtttttgggctgaggcgatggggtcttctaggtatactataatgtcgtctgcaaatagagacaatttggcttccacctttcgtatttgaataccctttatttctttttcttgcctgattgctgtggctggaacttccagtactatattgagtaggagtggtgaaatagggcatccttgtctagtgccggatttcaaagggaatgcttccagtttttgcccattaagtatgatattggctgttggtctgttgtaaatagcttttattactttgaggtatgttccatcaataccaagtttattgagggtttttagcataaagcactgttgaattttgtcgaatgccttctctgcatcaattgagataatcatgtggtttttggttttggttctgtttatgtggtgaattacgttgatagacttgcgtatgttgaaccagccttgcatccccgggatgaatcctacttgatcatgatggataagctttttgatgtgctgttgcaatcggcttgccaatattttattgaagatttttgcatctatgttcatcatggatattggcctgaagttttcttttcttattgggtctctgccgggttttgatatcagaatgatgttggtctcataaaatgatttgggaaggattccctgtttttggattatttggaatagtttcagtaggaatggtaccagctcctctttgtgtgtctggtagaatttggctatgaacccatctggaccggggttttttttgtgtggtaggctcttaattgctgcctcaacttctgcccttgttattggtctattcatagtttcagcttcctcctggtttaggcttgggaggacacaggagtccaggaatttatccatttcttccaggtttactagtttatgtgcatagagttgtttgtaatattctctgatgatggtttgaatttctatggaatctgtggtgatttcccctttaccttttttattgcatctatttggttgttctctcttttcttttttatcaatctggctagtggtttgtctattttgttatagacaaaaaccacctcttggatttattgatttttttgaagggtttttcgtgtctctatctccttctgttctgctctgatcttagttatttcttgtcttctgctaggttttgagtttttttgatcttgctcctctagctctttcaattttgacgatagggtgtcaattttggatctctccattctcctcatagggcacttattgctctatattttcctctagagactgccttaaatgtgtcctagagattctggcatgttttgtcttcgttctcattggtttcgaagaacttctttaatggccaatcagtgtttcatttaaacctatgagtacgtgtgatgtggtattgactagaatgtttattttgtgtatttgaagtggagagctctataaatatttattaagtttacttgttccagatctgagttcgagtccttgatatccttattaattttctgcctcattgtatctaagtctctatgtatctgtgtgttagtatcattagctcttattgttgcattgatccttttaccactatatccttgctgctttaaaatctattttatccgatacaagaattgcaactcctatttatttatttatttttgctctccatttggttggtaaatctttctccattcctttgttttgagtctttgtgtatccttgagtgtgaaacaggtctggatataacatgccgttgggttttggctgtgtcttttgattgggggatttagtcgatttaaatttaggcttactgccctttgatgttaactggctgttttatccattcgttagtgtaaattctttatgttggtgctctttactttttggtatatttttagaagggctgatactggttgtttctttatgtgtgtaatgcttctttcagaagctcttgtaaagcaggcctggtggtaataaaatctctgagttcttgcttgttcataaaagattttattttttcttcagttgtgaagcttagtttggctggatatgaaattctgggctgaaggttctgttctttgaggatgttgaatattggcccccactctcttctggcttgtagagtttctgctgagagatctgctgtaagtctgattgacttgcctttgtgggtaacctgacctttctctctggctgcccttagtattttctccttcatttcagccctagtgaatctaatgattatgtgccttggggttgctcttcttgaggaatatctttgtggtgttctctctattacctggggttgaatattgacctgctttgctagtttaggaaaattttcctgaataatttcctgaagggtattttccatcttggattcattctctccgtcgcattcaggtacgcctatcaaacgtagatttggtcttttcacatagttcttggagactttgctcattcctttttatccttttttctctcatcttttcttcgcgttttatttcattaagttggactttgacctctgatatcccttcttctgcttcaaattcaagtgtttaaacctgtgcaaacttctcggcgttcctgtattgtattcttcttttccattaattcactcatactcctctctaagttgtctattctcaataggatttcatcaaactttttttcaaagttcctagtttgtttatgttgggctacaacatgttcttttaactcaccgaagtttgttattatctattccctgaagcgatattctagcattgggatgcgctcgttctccatcaagccttgtccCATTgctgatgtggaactgtgatcatctttagagggagaggcgttccgactttgagtattctcagcttttttacgctggtttcttcccatcattgtaagtttatcctcctgtggtctttgaatttaccaactttcagattaggtctcttgagtgggcgtccaggttgttagttcccaggaccagagcagcggcattaaaactgatcgtgcttttctgcccaggattctcttgtctggcttccttcttgtgtccgtagtaggcgactctgccttccccgggctccaaacctcagtcagaaggggagccggtcctgtttactctgcatcgagcgctgccacgctgaggtgccatcacagctgctgcactgggctctggtgtcatgctgggggcccttgtgggtcctccgaacctgtttactctgctccaagagctgctgcgccaaggcgcCAGCGGAACTGCTGCACCAGCCACGaaagtcgtgctggtgacccgtgtgattcctccacttgggatcttctgctccgtgaacaaccagaatttgtctgaagtGGTGTGGCATCATCTAGTTCTCcatgccttcactgagagctgaaGTCCCAAGATGttttagcgatcggccatcttggatcagtccCTCGTGAGAGTCTCTTCTTTCTTATCTGAACATAAGAATGTATAAACTGCTTTTCACTGGAACATTCTCTTTTTTCTACAGTGGAAACTACCTTCAATTATGAAGTAAGCAAGCACACTATCAGCCTGTTTGAGGATGTGAGAAGTTGGATGTTCAGACCTGATCAGGAAGGTGGAGCTTTGAATTCTGACAGACCTATTTTGCTGCATGGGGAGACTGGGGCTTTTCCTCTGGGAAACACTACTGGGAGCTGGTTGTGGATGACTCTGGGGACTGGGCTCTGGGCGTCTGTAAGGACTCCCCGATAAGGAAGAATGGCACCATGATTACATCTGAGgacatatttcttcttttacGTGTGAAGGTGGATCATCATTTCTGTGTCTTGACCAGCTCTCCAATGCCTCCTCACTATGTAGAGAAACCTCTGGGCCGGGTTGGtgtgtttctgtattttcaaagcGGAAGTGTGAGTTTTTTGAATATCACCAAGAATTCCTTCATATGGCGTTACCTGGCTGGCTCCTTAAGTTTCCCTGTCAGGCCTTTCTTTTACACTGGCCATAGATGATCAGGATGAAGACAGCTGACTGTTTGAGAACTGTATGTACAAGGGAGCCCTTCACTGTTGAAGCAGAGGAATCACACTGTTCaggctttctttctattttagtgTCACCTCACTTTGTTATGGTTAAACAGAAAAATacgtaaaatgaaaaatatttgtatacactttctaacaattaaaataatctcTTATGGTCCATTACTTAAAATGTATATTGTGATTTTCAACTGCTTTGTGAATTTTTTGATGGAATTCTGGAAATATGAGGGTGCGTGATTCCAAGTGAATGATCTCATGCAGGAACAGAATTTGCATGTCATGGACAGACAGGATTTTGTACAACACATTTGCAAGTGTGGGAGCTTCCTCCTATTGAAACAGTAAATTCTATACCTCATCACTTTAGggggaaaatttattttacacCTAAATGTTCACTgaatctttgggaaaaaaaatagggATTTAACAGTTGTGCATCCTATGGTGACaaaaatacattctgagaaatgcattattaAGTGATTTTTATCACAGTGTGAACATCAGAGTGAACTTACAAAAACCTAGGTAGAATAGCCATCTGCAGAATGGGCCAAATGGTGCAGCCTATTGCTTCTTCGAGAACTTGCTAGCAATGCCCGAGCAACAACCCAAAAGGTTTAACCCACATTGATTTCTGTAGCTGGTTAATTAAGCAAACAGCATCACCTagggaaaaatagataaatgagcaGATTGTctgctttaaaatgtgtttatgctTCCGGTTCACACAGATTATGAATTCTCACTGATGACCTAGACCTGAGACATAATCATCACCTCATGTTACAGTGGGAACATAttagtatcagaaaaaaaaaagacaaaacaagcaAAACCCAGTTCTGATGAAAACCCAGATTACAGTGAGTCAATTGAGTGTGTCTACCCACCaaatggtcattttcatgatcaCTAATTAAATAATGGCAACAGACGTTCTACTTCCAGTTTAACAGATGATCCTGACTGATGTCTGGGCTTCCTCAGTTGGGGGTGTTACCTCGAGTATATTAAAATAGCCTCTCCAGGTAGCTGCTTGGGCTTGCTCACAGCATGGTAGTTAACTTTCCACAGTGAAGATTTCTGTAGAGTCAGAAGAAGTACTATTATGCTTCAGAGTAAAACATCAGCTATAGTCACAACATTACACAAAGTAAAGGGACTAGAACACTCAACAGTAGCAGTCTTGAAGTTACATCATAGGAGGAGAATGTGggatgaatatatatttaagaagtaGACATTGAGGATCTACATCCAGAGATTGGGGGTTCTATAAAACATGAGATCCAACGAGCCCCTTACAGAAACACCATTCCTGCTCCAGATTCCTGTAAAAGGGCAATTGACAATTGGGACCAGGTAAATAtacttttggaattttttttcaagatgtgGTTCAACTGGACAATCATTATGAACACGACATGACAAAACCATTGAGGAAGATGCACAGGATACTGGAGtagaggaagggaaggatgaCCCATCTCCTTCGAGGTGAACAGAGACAGACCCAGTACTGTTAAGACAGTAGGATGAAAAAGGTCAGTGCACCCTTGGCAGGAAACCCCTCTGATGTCTCTAAGTGGCTGGAAACTATTCATTAGGCCTTCTGAATGCCTTGCACTTTTCAAGATTTCTTGATGATAAGAGCCACTGACTGGAGTTCATAATACATAGAATACCTTCAGCATAGAGGGTGAGAAAGTCTTTCCCTCaaaagccagaagttcaaaaacCTGTAGCCGAGTCATCCACTGGATCTTACTGTAAGTGTGGactaaagagagagaaacattgGCTTTAACCTCAGATACAAGCTGTTCCATTCTCACTGCCCTGTGGCTCCCATACTCAAAAGGGAAGGTGAGGTTAGGTCCTGTGACTATTCCTTCTTCTGGACTGTAGAACTTTTTGATGCTGACTCAGAGATATGTTCTCTGCTTACTAAAATCTAATGTCTATTAACATTCTGCTGTGAAGGAGACAGGCTGGGTCTTGTCACAGGCCTCTCACTCTGTGCCCCTATGTTCTACTCCTCTGGCCCTTACTGATCCATGATGCCCGCCAGAATCACTGAAATTATTCTCCCTCTCTGTCAGTCCTCTGGCCCAGTTCTCAGAACACAGGTCCCTGACTATCCACTTTCTCATTATCTGCCCTTGCCCTTCAAATTCACAACATAAGAAAAGTTGGTCATCAAAATATCCTGGAATGGGAAACAGGGGTTGTCTAATTTGCCTGACATCCAGCAATGCAGATGCAGGATTcaaaggcaggaggaggaagcaaaagtggATGCCCT
It includes:
- the LOC100402966 gene encoding tripartite motif-containing protein 43B, whose product is MQGRRSQAFAGCTGRDLGDIVARSEPVLLRMPQPVNPALIAGPITGLVHILNRFRVETTFNYEVSKHTISLFEDVRSWMFRPDQEGGALNSDRPILLHGETGAFPLGNTTGSWLWMTLGTGLWASVRTPR